The DNA segment GAATATAAAAAAACTGTGGGAAcacgaaaacaaaaaaatattttccctTGTGTAGTTCATGGCCAAGATGTTTGTATCCTCTGTGCAGAACCTTTTCTCCTCATCCAGCACAGAATAGACCGCCCATTATCACTACAGTGCACGTTAAATTGAGCATCTAGACACTGTCGCTATAATGGCAGTTTCAAACACCCTAACGAGATccattcaaataaaaatgcattttaaaattgtGCCTCTTGTGTTGCAcatatttagaaaatgtatttttcaacatCGCTATTGTTTTAATATTGCTGCCACTTTTTTAAAGGGCATATAAACATCTGCTTGACGTTGCAGGATTGAAAATGAAGCAATTTGAACACCAGGGACTCTTCAATTCAGCCCAGAAGGAGGTCTCATTCATACACTGCTGTTAACACTAGATCAGGACAATAGCCTACAGTATTTTGGTCTAATTAGCCATTTAAAATGCAATGCTGTACTACCACACATTGTGAATTTGAGTAATAGGGTAGTTGGGTAGCTACATGGCAAGCAAGTATGCTTGTAATTACAAAAGAGGCACCCTGGTAGATAATTATACTGGAATGCAACAACTTGCTTTTATGAATTTCATTATACCTTAATAAACCAAATGTTCTATTGAAGAGAATCATGTGAATGAAAACTGCACAGATGTGGGTATTTACATATAAATTATTTAGAATGTCAATCAGTTTTTTCTTGTAAGACAAGAAGGCCTGGATGGGAGAAATGTGCTGCCGGTAATTTACTATGCATTATGTCACCTTTTTAGAAAATTCAATTTACATTAAAGGAATAATGGGCTCAAGCACTCCAGCACAACTCACATATCTTtcagaaacacaaataaatatagctctatatttttacaatacatgtttatatttttgaaGCACATCAGGGAAATTGAGTCTCAGCAAGACAGTTTCAATGAAGCAGTGCTAACATGTGCTATCTGGTTTTCTAGTAGAAAGATACAGAAACATGAAGAGGAAGAGAGTTGCTCTATGGACTAAAAAAAATGTGGTTCTAATAAATGTCATTGAATTGATAGAACTGCAACCTACTTGCCGCATGTACATTCAGTTTCTCGCATTAGGACagggttttgtttaaataaaggtAATGTTTGATAGTATATACCACTGAGAGGGTGTGGTCTGGTGCACTGCCTCTTTCTGTTGGCGGTGCTGGAGGGTATTCCTGGGGGTGGGCTCACACGCTCGCTCTGCTCGGCTCTCCTCTGGAGTGCTCGCAGTTCAAGCTGCTGCACGCGCTCCCTGGAACGGGTTATGAAGTCAGGCCGAAGGAGTTCCAGGGCTTCCTGAAAAGGACAGCAATTCATTTTACTATTACAGCTGAAGcacctgtctgtctatctgtactTCCCCTCCACCAAAACATTAACTGCTGCTGTGACCTTATCAGCattataccatagtaaaactaTTGCAAAGTCTAGTAAATCAAACAGgttatgtggtaaaaaaaaaaaaaaaacatggtaaagtacAGTAAACATTCTAGTAATGGGTAAATAATATGGTAATCTGCAAATCAGTTCATACAGAGGGTGTGCAGTATATGAAGTCACAGGACATAGGTCGGATCCTACTGTAAACGTCAACCTCTGATGCTGTGCAATGTCTCATTCTACTCACATCAGAACAAACATATTCAATATATGATCTACTTAACCATTTACACCAGAGGAACAGTAAGGCGGTGTAATAGAGAGCTGatttgcagataaaaaaaaaatgtctgtagaCATACTAGACTACATATTATATACAGTCGTTCTAAGCTTTAAAATATGCTAAGAACGGTCCAATCAAGACAATAGTTTGACGCTGTACTTATCATCAAATCCGAATTCCACTGCCCTATTCATTGTTCACAGATGAACTTTCGTGTCTCTTACTCTTAGAGTCAATGTTGTCCGAGAGCCGTCCTCAAGGTCAGTGTGGGACTGAACACACTGATTTGGTTTCCCTGGGTTCCTGGTATGTTCTGTTATCATGCTGGGGGTGGACTGCTGTCTGATGTCTTCTTTCTCACAGTCTGACACTTTGCCCAAGCTTTTTATGTCATCTATTAAAGGGAGAGAAGGGAAAAGATTACCATCTTAACTAGAGaagcccttttttaaaaaataaacatcacaaAAGTTTTCTTGAACTTTCTGAAGCCTCATTCAAGCTGCAGTATCGTAATGATGACGCCTCATATCTCCTTTCTAATTTACATAATATTCTAGTAGTAGTATTTCCAACATTACCTTTGAAACAACCGGATTTTAAGACTTTATTTgaacatacaaaagaaaaacgagagatttaaaaagaagaaacaagATTACCAAAAGTATCCCAAGTAATTTTGGAAAACGCCTTAGAATCCCTTGCCAAAACAGCCTCTGGACTGTCTGGTATCTGGTACACGAGCTGTGTTTGGAGTTTTGCTTGCGCTGTCACTGTAACTGCACTGCAGTAATTTCCCTTCAATAAATAGTCACCGGTTGGAGGGGAACCTCTCTTGAGTGCATCTTGTTCCGGAAGGGAAGCAAAGCTGCCTACACCCTGATCAGCAGTCTGCTTCCTGTTTGGATAACTGGAAGTCTGGAGGCCTGTAATGCCAAAGACAAAAGTAAACAACAAACTGAGCATGAGCATCTCACAGAAGCCTTTTGTCTACAGTGATGAAAGGTTTTTCATTAAAGTAATTTAGATATCTTACATACCTTGGCCATCATCGAGATGCAGGATCCTGAAATTGTTCCGATGCTTGCTGGTCTCATAATTAAATTGATGTTCTTGTTTGTCTATTTGTGGTGCTAATACACAAAGGGCCCCTTTTGTCAAGGCAGCAGCCCTTGATTGTGCACTTGATTGAGACGCAATGCCCCAGATGCCGTCGACACATGAATGTTTCTGAGGAGTTAACCCATTTTGATTTAATGGAGGGACTGTGGAAGTCTCCTGGTTCATTTCTGTATTATCAGATACTCTGCTGCTGTTCCCAGTGGGTTTAGGACCTGGTAAATAATTTTCATTAGTCTTGCCACTTCCGCCATCTAGTGTTTCTTTGGGAGAACTGCTGTTCAGATACAAAGAGAGGGCTGATCTGTGAACTTGTGGGACGGTGTTTCTTTCAGGCTTATGGATGGAAAAGGAAAGGGACTTGTCCAGGTACAAGACAGCATTTGCTGACTCAGCTGGCACCTTATAGTGGGTGGACGATCGAACCAAACCCTGTGACGAGGAGGCAGAGGAGCCTCTTCTGTCCCCTTCCTCACGCAAATGAGAATATGCGTTCTCTTTGTTTTCACCTTCAGTGTAACTGTGCCTGTGCTCGGGCACCCTAGCTTTTCTACCACTCTCGGTGTAACTGTACCTGTGCCTGTACTCTGTCACCTTTATTATCGTGGCTTTTCTGTTTCTCAGGACAGGTTTACAGTGCCTGCCAATCGAAGGCCTGTCCACAGTGACAACAGGATCAACAGCATTTAAAGGCAAAGCTCCCTCTGTATGTTTTAGACAGGAGTCAGGAGTTGTTTCTGGTGGTCTGCTGGCCGGTGTTGTCACTCTCCGAGCTGCTATTGTGATGGATGAGAATCCTGGTCTCATCTTAGACAGGTCAGCTTTACTCTTCATGTGAGCCGAGTTTGTCTGACACACATTTTCTCTGGAAGTCCTCAGAATTCCTATTGTCCTTGGTTGTTCTGCCGGAAGTGAGGGACTCATGCAGGGTGCTGCACATTCCTTCCTGTGTGGATTATCAGAGTGAATCAAATCAGGCTGAAATAATGACAAGGCTGTCCTGTTTCCCTGGAGGTCTTGAAAGTAACCCCCAATGGGAGCAGGCAGACTGTTTTCCAGCAAACCAACTTTCTCTTTGATGAAGGCCtgcaaggaaaaaacaaaataaaaaataaaaaccttattATTTATGTATCCCTTCCTAGTAGGACAGTATGTTTTGTACAGTTATATTAAGTTTAACCAATCTGGTCATGATTCCAGAGTTGAGAGATACGCCCATACAAATTAACCAGTCCTCCCCTCCCTGTTGTTTGTGAAGCCAAAATAGAATTTACACATTAGTGTGTCCCTGATAAATTCTAATGTCAGCTAAAGCAAAGTATTATTGGCTTTTGCTGTGTTGTACAATTACAGTAAATAAGAAACAGTCAATTTGttcatatgtatttgttttaattttttaaagcaTATTATTGATTTCCTGTGCATCAGTTGTAATTCAATCCAGATCAGTTAAACGTTCAAGGGCAACAGTGTACCTGTTCCATACCATGAATTTGATGTCACTTAATTGTTTCCTCAATTGTACCTTATCATTTCTTAAAGGTATACTACTGTAAtcaaaggttttttaaaaatatattgctaaTTAACTCTAGTACCCTTTCCACTGCCCCCTTAAAATAGCTTAGTTCAACTTTTTTATTTCCAAAATGTGTTCTGCACTTTAAACTTCTCTGGAGGGTGGTTCAAACACAGCTGGCTagcctttttctttaacaaagCTCTTTATAGAATGAATTACTGTTTTTCATCCAGAATGCAGCAGCCACATGCAGTGAACACTTACTGCCAGAGACTGCTGCCCGACCAACTAACTGAATTCCACTTGGATAGCTGTTTTGTGAACAAAGGCAAAGGAAACTCAGGTAAGATCCTAGCACAGAATCATGTATTTTTCTGCACAGTATATCAttttgcattggcttttacaaagacacaaaatgaaaaatgaaagggAAAATTGTACCTTGCGAATGTCTGCGGTACCTTTAAAAGGAAATCCCTCAAATCTCAACCCTGTTGAAGATATACAAGAATTACACTGGTTACCTTCACTTGCATCTGTAATTTAGAAAACGAACAAAACACATACAGTTACTGTTGAATAATAACATATACAGCTGGATATTAGACAGTGGTGCAAATTCTAGTATAATTAGATCAAATGAAAGAACGCACAAAGACTTCAAAGATATTAGTTACATTCAATTAATAGACATAGATAGCCGAAAGAATGGTCAAGCTGTGAATAAAAGGTGTTTAAAGAAAAATTGTAAATGTAGTTCTTccaggattacatttttaaatatgctgcttttttattaaatttttcgAAGTACCATCAAAACAAACAACTGTGATGATGGTACTGCAGTGTTATCATTATATAACACGCATTGTCATAGCTTTTGATACTGTATCTGGTACTTTTAAAAGCTACCAGCAGCAGCCGTAAGTATAATTTAATCCTAGTGAAAGTGCCATACGCTTTTATCAATatgaatatatttttacattttctttgaagttaaaaaacaaaaacaaaagaagtacaaaataaacatgtatCAGCTTAGAAATACTCCAGGTTACTAAAGTTCAGCCAATTAGAAGTTTCTCACTTTACATGAAAATCGTGAAAGAGTTTCCAAGGGGATTGTCATTATAAACAACTCTCTGAAGAGAGGGCTGTTGCTATGCAACCAGCATGTGAGTCACTATTCCTCTCTCCCCCAACATACACAACTCAAACCACTTGCACTAAAAACAGGAGCCTGAAAGAACGGCTGTGGAGAACTTTACTTCTGATTCACATGGAAAATATTAGGaataattactttaaaataaaatgcttggAACACAAGCATTAAGGCTTCCGGAGCTGTTTGATCTCCTCTATACCTCATTATTATTTCTTGCAATTATAGATAATGTATGCAAGACCCTGCTATTATATTGATGAGACAAATGCTTTTTTGTACTACTAATTAATGATTATTGATATTATAATGAGAACATTACCTACATTCAATTTATGctaatgtattaaaatattggCAGATACAATATGTAGGTACAGTTTAATGTGAAGACCAATTCATTATTAATATAACTCAGCATCAGTCCATCTAGGCCTATCTCAATTCAAATTTTCTAATAAAACCATGCTTTTGTGTTAGTTCCTTTGGTGGTCATAATATAGGGATCCCATTACATCACTGCCTTgaaggcaaaaaaaataaataaataaataactttttctaATGTCAGGTTGTACTTCCGTTACCTAGGAAACTGCACATCTGCTACCAGAATGTGACAGATTATTTGATACATAGTAAATCCTTAAAGGACAACATGGAGCatccatttccttgaatcctAGAATGAAATTAGGATTTTGTTCGTTTTCCTGGCGCTATTTATTTAACTGGAACCGGACATGTGGATGAAatatagtaaaataataaaataacatttattaaaataaattattttaaccaGTTCGAACAGAATatgtgtgttaaaaataaatacaaaataaataaataaacagtttcaatgaggaatgttttaaaagtgttttctACATTCTTAACcgaactcctgtttttttttttaaagtggacaATTCCACATTGTAACAGAGAAACCCTCATTTATCTAATTTGGCCATTTGTATCAGTCTTGCATTGCAGCCTGCAGTGCATTTAATTACTGCACATCAATACATCACATACACATGTTGctttattttacataaataaaccaaatacatgCCATGTTTTACTTTTGCTTGATAATGCATTCAATGAAACTGCTTGAAAATacacttgctttaaaaaaaaaaagtcttaaaacTTACCAGGGTACATGCACCTGTTAATAAAGACTGAATGCCGTACAGTGAAGTAAACCTCTGTGACAAAACACTTTGGAAGCTCTGCCTCAGAATCAGCCTTGTAAGGCTTTTGTTGGTACCCAGAACAATTCAAAAGGTTGGGCATGATCTCTCATTTAGAAAATACCAGCCACTAATGTCTGCTGCTCACCTACCACACATTATAGACAACACTAAGTAGGCCACCCTGTAACCAGAGAGGCTGTTCTCTCAACACAACAGCATGCATAATGAATGCTCTTCTCACCTCCCTGGCATTGTCATTCCTTTCAAGCAGCACCGTCTCCCAACCCTAACTCATTCTCACCTTGTTGTCTTTGAATAGCACCCGGATGAATGGAGGTTATCATGCAGATAAGGCCTGTGCTTTGTTGGGATGGGATTGGTGGGTAAATAATTGGTGTCACATAAGCACCGGGTTTAACTGTGTGCAAATTAAAATCCTCCCTGGCTGCAGGCTTTCTTTCTTGAAGAGATGGGCAATTCACATGGCAGAATCCCCTAACAATAATGACATTAACCTTTTATTTGTGCTGACTCCCTTttctcttcattttccttcaCCTCCAACCAGCTTCTTCAGCTTTAACTTGTTAGGTCTGTGTAAGGATGTactcttagaaaagtttaccatagtaaaaa comes from the Acipenser ruthenus chromosome 13, fAciRut3.2 maternal haplotype, whole genome shotgun sequence genome and includes:
- the LOC117418397 gene encoding (E2-independent) E3 ubiquitin-conjugating enzyme FATS-like isoform X4, which codes for MLKVNSSPMRNNLDHKHTPRNKDNISTGLRFEGFPFKGTADIRKAFIKEKVGLLENSLPAPIGGYFQDLQGNRTALSLFQPDLIHSDNPHRKECAAPCMSPSLPAEQPRTIGILRTSRENVCQTNSAHMKSKADLSKMRPGFSSITIAARRVTTPASRPPETTPDSCLKHTEGALPLNAVDPVVTVDRPSIGRHCKPVLRNRKATIIKVTEYRHRYSYTESGRKARVPEHRHSYTEGENKENAYSHLREEGDRRGSSASSSQGLVRSSTHYKVPAESANAVLYLDKSLSFSIHKPERNTVPQVHRSALSLYLNSSSPKETLDGGSGKTNENYLPGPKPTGNSSRVSDNTEMNQETSTVPPLNQNGLTPQKHSCVDGIWGIASQSSAQSRAAALTKGALCVLAPQIDKQEHQFNYETSKHRNNFRILHLDDGQGLQTSSYPNRKQTADQGVGSFASLPEQDALKRGSPPTGDYLLKGNYCSAVTVTAQAKLQTQLVYQIPDSPEAVLARDSKAFSKITWDTFDDIKSLGKVSDCEKEDIRQQSTPSMITEHTRNPGKPNQCVQSHTDLEDGSRTTLTLREALELLRPDFITRSRERVQQLELRALQRRAEQSERVSPPPGIPSSTANRKRQCTRPHPLSDNLFKPKERTIPGKEMQLRSKRIYKQLPEVKRRKEEEQKKVVSQTNRLRAELFKKKLLDQILQRSID
- the LOC117418397 gene encoding (E2-independent) E3 ubiquitin-conjugating enzyme FATS-like isoform X1 — translated: MQMERLLKQSTGAPPVIKIPPLSVRTVSLPELYNDGIVLAPRQREILESTPHYFPPSRRWSFTSAKSACSEDTSGGSVTPISKGCLEKARLRCTARKERVVFCTMETVNRGWLPMQKKAATYVIHSDKEQKETAAATREKVNSSPMRNNLDHKHTPRNKDNISTGLRFEGFPFKGTADIRKAFIKEKVGLLENSLPAPIGGYFQDLQGNRTALSLFQPDLIHSDNPHRKECAAPCMSPSLPAEQPRTIGILRTSRENVCQTNSAHMKSKADLSKMRPGFSSITIAARRVTTPASRPPETTPDSCLKHTEGALPLNAVDPVVTVDRPSIGRHCKPVLRNRKATIIKVTEYRHRYSYTESGRKARVPEHRHSYTEGENKENAYSHLREEGDRRGSSASSSQGLVRSSTHYKVPAESANAVLYLDKSLSFSIHKPERNTVPQVHRSALSLYLNSSSPKETLDGGSGKTNENYLPGPKPTGNSSRVSDNTEMNQETSTVPPLNQNGLTPQKHSCVDGIWGIASQSSAQSRAAALTKGALCVLAPQIDKQEHQFNYETSKHRNNFRILHLDDGQGLQTSSYPNRKQTADQGVGSFASLPEQDALKRGSPPTGDYLLKGNYCSAVTVTAQAKLQTQLVYQIPDSPEAVLARDSKAFSKITWDTFDDIKSLGKVSDCEKEDIRQQSTPSMITEHTRNPGKPNQCVQSHTDLEDGSRTTLTLREALELLRPDFITRSRERVQQLELRALQRRAEQSERVSPPPGIPSSTANRKRQCTRPHPLSDNLFKPKERTIPGKEMQLRSKRIYKQLPEVKRRKEEEQKKVVSQTNRLRAELFKKKLLDQILQRSID
- the LOC117418397 gene encoding (E2-independent) E3 ubiquitin-conjugating enzyme FATS-like isoform X3 codes for the protein MPNLLNCSGYQQKPYKADSEAELPKCFVTEVYFTVRHSVFINRCMYPGLRFEGFPFKGTADIRKAFIKEKVGLLENSLPAPIGGYFQDLQGNRTALSLFQPDLIHSDNPHRKECAAPCMSPSLPAEQPRTIGILRTSRENVCQTNSAHMKSKADLSKMRPGFSSITIAARRVTTPASRPPETTPDSCLKHTEGALPLNAVDPVVTVDRPSIGRHCKPVLRNRKATIIKVTEYRHRYSYTESGRKARVPEHRHSYTEGENKENAYSHLREEGDRRGSSASSSQGLVRSSTHYKVPAESANAVLYLDKSLSFSIHKPERNTVPQVHRSALSLYLNSSSPKETLDGGSGKTNENYLPGPKPTGNSSRVSDNTEMNQETSTVPPLNQNGLTPQKHSCVDGIWGIASQSSAQSRAAALTKGALCVLAPQIDKQEHQFNYETSKHRNNFRILHLDDGQGLQTSSYPNRKQTADQGVGSFASLPEQDALKRGSPPTGDYLLKGNYCSAVTVTAQAKLQTQLVYQIPDSPEAVLARDSKAFSKITWDTFDDIKSLGKVSDCEKEDIRQQSTPSMITEHTRNPGKPNQCVQSHTDLEDGSRTTLTLREALELLRPDFITRSRERVQQLELRALQRRAEQSERVSPPPGIPSSTANRKRQCTRPHPLSDNLFKPKERTIPGKEMQLRSKRIYKQLPEVKRRKEEEQKKVVSQTNRLRAELFKKKLLDQILQRSID
- the LOC117418397 gene encoding uncharacterized protein LOC117418397 isoform X2, whose amino-acid sequence is MQMERLLKQSTGAPPVIKIPPLSVRTVSLPELYNDGIVLAPRQREILESTPHYFPPSRRWSFTSAKSACSEDTSGGSVTPISKGCLEKARLRCTARKERVVFCTMETVNRGWLPMQKKAATYVIHSDKEQKETAAATREKVNSSPMRNNLDHKHTPRNKDNISTGLRFEGFPFKGTADIRKAFIKEKVGLLENSLPAPIGGYFQDLQGNRTALSLFQPDLIHSDNPHRKECAAPCMSPSLPAEQPRTIGILRTSRENVCQTNSAHMKSKADLSKMRPGFSSITIAARRVTTPASRPPETTPDSCLKHTEGALPLNAVDPVVTVDRPSIGRHCKPVLRNRKATIIKVTEYRHRYSYTESGRKARVPEHRHSYTEGENKENAYSHLREEGDRRGSSASSSQGLVRSSTHYKVPAESANAVLYLDKSLSFSIHKPERNTVPQVHRSALSLYLNSSSPKETLDGGSGKTNENYLPGPKPTGNSSRVSDNTEMNQETSTVPPLNQNGLTPQKHSCVDGIWGIASQSSAQSRAAALTKGALCVLAPQIDKQEHQFNYETSKHRNNFRILHLDDGQGLQTSSYPNRKQTADQGVGSFASLPEQDALKRGSPPTDDIKSLGKVSDCEKEDIRQQSTPSMITEHTRNPGKPNQCVQSHTDLEDGSRTTLTLREALELLRPDFITRSRERVQQLELRALQRRAEQSERVSPPPGIPSSTANRKRQCTRPHPLSDNLFKPKERTIPGKEMQLRSKRIYKQLPEVKRRKEEEQKKVVSQTNRLRAELFKKKLLDQILQRSID